In Streptomyces qaidamensis, one DNA window encodes the following:
- a CDS encoding GNAT family N-acetyltransferase has product MDLVIGPLDLSAHVDEALAVQAVAFGLGPDEVAVRRQIVLRHMTYPGARALGATADGSLVGFVYGMPNDRTHWWSTVVEPYLRAQDNDHWLDDSFVITELHVHPAYQNRGLGRSLITTITDDAAEPRSILSAIDTESPARALYRSLGYQDLARQVLFPSAPKPYAVMGAPLPLLRR; this is encoded by the coding sequence ATGGACCTGGTGATCGGCCCACTCGACCTCTCCGCCCACGTAGACGAGGCGCTGGCCGTCCAAGCCGTGGCCTTCGGCCTAGGCCCGGACGAGGTAGCCGTCCGACGCCAGATCGTCCTGCGCCACATGACGTACCCAGGGGCCCGCGCCCTCGGCGCCACAGCCGACGGCAGCCTCGTCGGCTTCGTCTACGGCATGCCCAACGACCGCACCCACTGGTGGTCCACCGTCGTGGAGCCCTACCTCCGCGCCCAGGACAACGACCACTGGCTCGACGACAGCTTCGTGATCACCGAACTGCACGTCCACCCCGCGTACCAGAACCGCGGCCTCGGACGCTCCCTGATCACCACGATCACCGACGACGCCGCCGAACCCCGCTCGATCCTCTCCGCGATCGACACCGAGAGCCCCGCCCGCGCCCTCTACCGCTCCCTCGGCTACCAGGACCTCGCCCGCCAGGTCCTCTTCCCGAGTGCCCCGAAGCCGTACGCCGTGATGGGAGCCCCGCTCCCGCTCCTCCGTCGTTAA
- a CDS encoding proline--tRNA ligase: MANAPVQRMSQLLAKTLRDDPADAEVLSHKLLVRAGYVRRTAAGIWSWLPLGKKVLANVERIVREEMDAVGAQEVLLPAILPREPYEATGRWEEYGPELFRLQDRKGGDYLLGPTHEEIFTLLVKDQASSYKDLPVILYQIQNKYRDEARPRAGILRGREFLMKDSYSFDTEDEGLAKSYALHREAYQKIFARLGLDYRICAATAGAMGGSKSEEFLAPAEAGEDTFADCPNCDFAANTEAITYELTSVDASDVPAAEDIPTPDTPTIETLAASLGVPASATLKNLLVKVDGEIVAVGVPGDREVDMDKVEAHFAPATVELVTETDFAARPDLVRGYVGPRGLEKVTYIADPRVAPGTSWITGANKAGTHTKNVVAGRDFEVDQYVDVVVVQEGDPCPKCGTGLVLDRAIEIGHIFQLGRKYADALKLDVLGQNGKPVRVTMGSYGIGVSRAVAALAEQSADDKGLCWPAEVAPADVHVVAAGKALQTELALDISQKLAAAGVRVLVDDRPGVSPGVKFTDSELIGVPQILVAGRRAADGVVELKDRRTGEREELTVEEAVARLTA, encoded by the coding sequence ATGGCGAACGCACCGGTCCAGCGCATGTCCCAGTTGTTGGCGAAGACGTTGCGCGACGACCCGGCGGACGCCGAGGTCCTCAGCCACAAGCTCCTCGTCCGCGCCGGCTACGTACGCCGCACCGCCGCCGGCATCTGGAGCTGGCTGCCCCTCGGCAAGAAGGTGCTGGCCAACGTCGAGCGGATCGTCCGTGAGGAGATGGACGCCGTCGGCGCCCAGGAAGTCCTGCTCCCCGCCATCCTCCCGCGCGAGCCCTACGAGGCCACCGGCCGCTGGGAGGAGTACGGCCCCGAGCTGTTCCGCCTCCAGGACCGCAAGGGCGGCGACTACCTCCTCGGCCCCACCCACGAGGAGATCTTCACCCTCCTGGTGAAGGACCAGGCGTCCTCCTACAAGGACCTGCCGGTGATCCTCTACCAGATCCAGAACAAGTACCGCGACGAGGCCCGGCCCCGCGCCGGCATCCTGCGCGGCCGCGAGTTCCTCATGAAGGACTCCTACTCCTTCGACACCGAGGACGAGGGCCTCGCCAAGTCCTACGCCCTGCACCGCGAGGCCTACCAGAAGATCTTCGCGCGCCTCGGCCTCGACTACCGCATCTGCGCCGCGACGGCCGGCGCCATGGGCGGCTCCAAGTCCGAGGAGTTCCTCGCCCCCGCCGAGGCCGGCGAGGACACCTTCGCCGACTGCCCGAACTGCGACTTCGCCGCCAACACCGAGGCGATCACGTACGAGTTGACGTCTGTCGACGCCTCGGACGTGCCGGCCGCCGAGGACATCCCGACCCCCGACACCCCCACCATCGAGACCCTCGCCGCCTCCCTCGGCGTCCCGGCCTCGGCCACGCTGAAGAACCTCCTCGTGAAGGTCGACGGCGAGATCGTCGCCGTGGGCGTCCCCGGGGACCGCGAGGTCGACATGGACAAGGTCGAGGCGCACTTCGCCCCGGCCACCGTCGAACTGGTCACCGAGACGGACTTCGCGGCCCGCCCCGACCTGGTCCGCGGCTACGTCGGACCGCGGGGCCTGGAGAAGGTCACGTACATCGCCGACCCGCGCGTGGCACCCGGCACGTCCTGGATCACCGGCGCGAACAAGGCCGGCACGCACACGAAGAACGTCGTAGCGGGCCGCGACTTCGAGGTCGACCAGTACGTCGACGTCGTGGTCGTGCAGGAGGGCGATCCCTGCCCGAAGTGCGGCACGGGCCTCGTCCTCGACCGCGCCATCGAGATCGGCCACATCTTCCAGCTGGGCCGCAAGTACGCCGACGCCCTCAAGCTCGACGTCCTCGGCCAGAACGGCAAGCCGGTCCGCGTCACCATGGGCTCGTACGGCATCGGCGTCTCCCGCGCGGTCGCCGCCCTGGCCGAGCAGAGCGCCGACGACAAGGGGCTCTGCTGGCCCGCCGAGGTCGCTCCGGCCGACGTCCACGTGGTCGCCGCCGGCAAGGCCCTCCAGACCGAACTGGCCCTGGACATCTCCCAGAAGCTGGCCGCCGCCGGTGTCCGCGTCCTGGTCGACGACCGCCCCGGCGTCTCCCCGGGCGTCAAGTTCACGGACTCCGAGCTGATCGGCGTACCGCAGATCCTGGTGGCCGGCCGGCGCGCGGCCGACGGCGTGGTGGAACTGAAGGACCGCCGCACCGGCGAGCGCGAGGAACTGACCGTCGAGGAGGCCGTCGCCCGCCTCACGGCGTAG
- a CDS encoding aminoglycoside phosphotransferase family protein, giving the protein MVFEPPKRLVRALGETAPDGDDWLEELPGAAQRAVTLRELTVERVQVPGGRSSLVVLVRAADGTPAVLKLAPGRARPEAERAALAHWAGRGAVQLLEPFSAEGVLLLERLHPDVSVRSLPEAKALLEAAGTLRRLWVEPPAGFPFETVAERTGRQAAAMRARAQAAPEVAPLVGVALAAREELLAAPPEHRLLHGTFRQSKVLAGERMPWLAVGPDPVVGECAFDLARLVRDRVEDLIAQPSGAATTRRRVKRLAESLDVDQERLRGWTLFRAVESGVRAGRVGRPRDAELLLEFASWL; this is encoded by the coding sequence ATGGTCTTCGAACCGCCGAAGCGCCTGGTCAGGGCGCTCGGTGAGACGGCGCCGGACGGTGACGACTGGCTGGAGGAGCTGCCCGGGGCGGCGCAGCGGGCCGTCACGCTACGCGAGTTGACCGTGGAGCGGGTGCAGGTACCCGGCGGGCGCAGCAGCCTGGTCGTGCTGGTGCGGGCGGCGGACGGGACGCCGGCCGTGCTCAAGCTGGCGCCGGGCCGGGCCCGCCCGGAGGCGGAAAGGGCCGCGCTGGCGCACTGGGCCGGGCGGGGTGCGGTGCAGCTGCTGGAGCCCTTCTCCGCGGAGGGGGTCCTGCTGCTGGAGCGGCTGCATCCGGACGTGTCGGTGCGGTCGCTGCCGGAGGCGAAGGCGCTGCTGGAGGCGGCGGGGACGTTGCGGCGGCTGTGGGTGGAACCGCCCGCCGGCTTCCCCTTCGAGACCGTGGCCGAGCGGACCGGGCGGCAGGCGGCGGCGATGCGGGCGCGCGCGCAGGCCGCTCCCGAGGTGGCGCCCCTGGTCGGCGTGGCGCTCGCGGCGCGCGAGGAGCTGCTGGCCGCGCCGCCCGAACACCGGCTGCTGCACGGCACGTTCCGGCAGAGCAAGGTGCTCGCCGGGGAGCGGATGCCGTGGCTGGCCGTGGGACCCGACCCGGTGGTCGGCGAGTGCGCCTTCGATCTGGCCCGGCTGGTCCGGGACCGGGTGGAGGACCTGATCGCCCAGCCGTCCGGCGCGGCCACGACCCGGCGCCGGGTGAAGCGGCTCGCCGAGTCCCTGGACGTGGACCAGGAACGGCTGCGGGGCTGGACGCTGTTCCGGGCGGTGGAGTCGGGCGTGCGCGCCGGGCGGGTCGGACGGCCGCGCGATGCGGAGCTGCTGCTGGAGTTCGCGAGCTGGCTGTAG
- a CDS encoding ferritin-like domain-containing protein, which translates to MSEEKDRELRALQAALAAEHAAVYGYGVVGGRIAEGRRTEAVTAYDAHRARRDALVREVKDLGGRPVAASAGYALPFQVPDSAAAVRLAAELEDRVAGVYADLVRAAGGGRRALAAEALREAAVRAVRWRGESVAFPGLAERAGTAPPSAAPTA; encoded by the coding sequence GTGAGCGAGGAGAAGGACCGGGAGCTGCGGGCCCTGCAGGCCGCGCTGGCGGCCGAGCACGCGGCGGTGTACGGCTACGGCGTCGTCGGCGGGAGGATCGCCGAGGGCCGCCGCACCGAGGCGGTCACGGCGTACGACGCGCACCGGGCACGCCGGGATGCGCTGGTGCGTGAGGTGAAGGACCTGGGGGGCCGGCCGGTGGCCGCGTCCGCCGGTTACGCGCTGCCGTTCCAGGTGCCGGACTCGGCGGCGGCCGTGCGGCTCGCCGCCGAGCTGGAGGACCGGGTGGCCGGGGTGTACGCCGACCTGGTGCGCGCGGCGGGCGGCGGGCGGCGGGCCCTGGCCGCCGAGGCACTGCGGGAGGCGGCGGTACGGGCGGTGCGCTGGCGCGGCGAGAGCGTAGCCTTCCCTGGGCTCGCGGAGCGGGCCGGCACGGCCCCGCCCTCGGCGGCGCCGACGGCGTGA
- the rimP gene encoding ribosome maturation factor RimP has protein sequence MSTTQSERLRGLLEPLVTSQGLDLEEIEVDSVGRKRVLRVVVDSDTGADLDQIADVSRVLSAKLDETDAMGEGEYTLEVGTPGAERLLTEHRHYVRATERLVKFQLAEGGELVARILKVDDEGVDTEVPGVNGRRATARRIAFDDIVRARVQVEFSRKDNKKEEEA, from the coding sequence ATGAGCACCACCCAGAGCGAGAGGCTGCGAGGACTGCTGGAGCCGCTCGTCACCTCTCAGGGCCTGGACCTCGAAGAGATCGAAGTGGACTCCGTCGGACGCAAGCGTGTGCTCCGCGTCGTCGTCGACTCGGACACGGGCGCCGACCTGGACCAGATCGCCGATGTGAGCCGCGTGCTCTCGGCGAAGCTCGACGAGACGGACGCGATGGGCGAGGGCGAGTACACCCTCGAGGTCGGCACCCCGGGCGCGGAGCGCCTCCTCACGGAACACCGGCACTACGTCCGCGCCACGGAGCGGCTGGTGAAGTTCCAGCTGGCCGAGGGCGGCGAGCTGGTCGCCAGGATCCTGAAGGTCGACGACGAGGGTGTCGACACCGAGGTGCCCGGAGTGAACGGCCGCAGGGCCACCGCGCGCAGAATCGCCTTCGACGACATCGTCCGGGCGCGTGTCCAGGTCGAGTTCAGCCGCAAGGACAACAAGAAGGAAGAGGAGGCGTAG
- the nusA gene encoding transcription termination factor NusA, with amino-acid sequence MDIDMSALRGLVREKEISFPLLVEAIESALLIAYHRTEGSRRHARVELNRETGHVTVWAKEDPDDLEEGQEPREFDDTPSGFGRIAATTAKQVILQRLRDAEDDATLGEYAGREGDIVTGVVQQGRDPKNVLVDIGKLEAILPVQEQVPGETYQHGMRLRSYVVRVAKGVRGPSVTLSRTHPNLVKKLFALEVPEIADGSVEIAAIAREAGHRTKIAVRSTRSGLNAKGACIGPMGGRVRNVMGELNGEKIDIVDWSEDPGDMVANALSPARVSKVEIVDMATRSARVTVPDYQLSLAIGKEGQNARLAARLTGWRIDIRPDTEPAGNSSEE; translated from the coding sequence GTGGACATCGACATGAGCGCCCTGCGGGGCTTGGTACGGGAGAAGGAGATCTCCTTCCCCCTGCTGGTCGAGGCGATCGAATCGGCCCTCCTCATCGCCTACCACCGCACCGAGGGAAGCCGCCGCCACGCGCGCGTGGAGCTCAACCGGGAGACCGGCCATGTGACCGTGTGGGCGAAGGAGGACCCCGACGACCTCGAGGAGGGCCAGGAGCCCCGCGAGTTCGACGACACCCCGTCCGGTTTCGGCCGTATCGCCGCCACCACGGCCAAGCAGGTCATCCTGCAGCGCCTGCGCGACGCCGAGGACGACGCCACGCTCGGCGAGTACGCCGGCCGCGAGGGCGACATCGTCACCGGCGTGGTCCAGCAGGGCCGCGACCCGAAGAACGTGCTGGTCGACATCGGCAAGCTTGAGGCCATCCTGCCCGTGCAGGAGCAGGTGCCGGGGGAGACCTACCAGCACGGCATGCGGCTGCGCAGCTACGTCGTCCGGGTCGCCAAGGGCGTCCGCGGCCCGTCCGTGACGCTGTCGCGCACGCACCCCAACCTGGTGAAGAAGCTCTTCGCCCTGGAGGTGCCGGAGATCGCCGACGGTTCGGTCGAGATCGCCGCGATCGCCCGTGAGGCCGGTCACCGCACGAAGATCGCCGTACGGTCCACCCGCTCCGGCCTGAACGCCAAGGGCGCCTGCATCGGCCCCATGGGCGGCCGCGTGCGCAACGTCATGGGCGAGCTGAACGGTGAGAAGATCGACATCGTCGACTGGTCGGAGGACCCGGGCGACATGGTGGCGAACGCGCTGTCCCCGGCCCGGGTCTCCAAGGTGGAGATCGTGGACATGGCGACCCGGTCGGCCCGGGTAACCGTGCCCGACTACCAGCTGTCCCTGGCCATCGGCAAGGAAGGGCAGAACGCCCGCCTCGCGGCCCGCCTGACCGGCTGGCGCATCGACATCCGCCCGGACACCGAACCGGCCGGGAACAGCTCCGAGGAATAG
- a CDS encoding YlxR family protein — translation MSGRTRARACPERTCVGCRERAAKAELLRTVAIKDECVPDPRGTLPGRGAYVHPAPVCLDQAVRRRAFPRALRVPGPLDTKALRRYVEQTTVAEQATT, via the coding sequence GTGTCTGGCCGGACGCGCGCCCGCGCATGCCCTGAACGCACCTGTGTGGGGTGTCGGGAGCGAGCGGCCAAGGCCGAACTGCTGCGGACCGTGGCGATCAAGGACGAGTGCGTCCCTGATCCACGCGGTACGCTGCCCGGCCGGGGTGCGTACGTTCACCCCGCACCGGTCTGTCTCGACCAGGCGGTACGCCGCCGGGCGTTCCCGCGGGCACTGCGCGTCCCGGGGCCGCTCGACACAAAGGCGTTGCGCCGATACGTCGAGCAGACAACAGTTGCCGAGCAGGCAACAACGTAA
- the infB gene encoding translation initiation factor IF-2, giving the protein MAKVRVYELAKEFGVESKVVMAKLQELGEFVRSASSTIEAPVVRKLTDALQQGSGGGKSAPARKAAPAKPGAPSPAQAARPAAPRPPAPKPAAAEKPAAPAAPAAPGPRPTPGPKPAPRPAPASPAPTTPEFTAPPAAPAAPAASQGQGQSQGQGQGSGPRPGAPRPAGQAPRPGAPRQGGPGQGRGDRGDRPGAQRPGGGAPRPGARPAGPRPGNNPFTSGGSTGMARPQAPRPGGAPRPGGPGAPGGAPRPQGQGQGGPRPQGAGGGPRPQAPGGARPTPGGMPRPQGGGPRPGGGPGGPRPNPGMMPQRPAAGPRPGGGGPGGRGPGGGGGRPGGGAGRPGGGGFAGRPGGGGGGFAGRPGGPGGGGGGFAGRPGGPGGGGRPGFGGRPGGPGGRGGTQGAFGRPGGPARRGRKSKRQRRQEYEAMQAPSVGGVMLPRGNGETVRLSRGASLTDFAEKINANPASLVAVMMNLGEMVTATQSVSDETLQLLADEMNYTVQIVSPEEEDRELLESFDIEFGEDEGDEEDLMVRPPVVTVMGHVDHGKTRLLDAIRKTNVIAGEAGGITQHIGAYQVATEVNEEERKITFIDTPGHEAFTAMRARGARSTDIAILVVAANDGVMPQTVEALNHAKAAEVPIVVAVNKIDVEGADPTKVRGQLTEYGLVAEEYGGDTMFVDISAKQGLHIDSLLEAVILTADASLDLRANPNQDAQGISIESRLDRGRGAVSTVLVQRGTLRVGDTMVVGDAYGRVRAMHDDNGNSVAEAGPSTPVQVLGLTNVPGAGDNFLVVDEDRTARQIAEKRAARERNAAFAKRTRRVSLEDLDKVLKAGEVQQLNLIIKGDASGSVEALESSLLQLDVGEEVDIRVLHRGVGAVTESDIDLAMGSDAIVIGFNVRAAGRAQQMAEREGVDVRYYSVIYQAIEEIEAALKGMLKPEYEEVELGTAEIREVFKSSKLGNIAGVLIRSGEVKRNTKARLIRDGKVVAESLNIEGLRRFKDDVTEIREGFEGGINLGNFNDIKVDDVIATYEMREKPRV; this is encoded by the coding sequence GTGGCTAAGGTCCGGGTCTACGAACTCGCCAAGGAGTTCGGCGTCGAGAGCAAGGTCGTCATGGCCAAGCTCCAGGAACTCGGTGAATTCGTCCGTTCGGCGTCTTCGACGATCGAAGCGCCTGTTGTACGCAAACTGACGGACGCCCTCCAGCAGGGCAGCGGAGGCGGCAAGTCCGCCCCTGCCCGCAAGGCTGCCCCGGCGAAGCCGGGCGCCCCCTCACCCGCGCAGGCTGCCCGTCCGGCCGCCCCGCGCCCGCCGGCCCCCAAGCCGGCCGCCGCAGAGAAGCCCGCGGCTCCCGCCGCGCCGGCCGCTCCCGGCCCCCGTCCCACCCCGGGCCCGAAGCCCGCGCCGCGGCCCGCCCCGGCGTCCCCGGCTCCGACCACGCCCGAGTTCACGGCACCCCCGGCGGCTCCCGCCGCACCGGCCGCCTCCCAGGGCCAAGGCCAGAGCCAGGGCCAGGGCCAGGGCTCCGGCCCGCGTCCGGGCGCCCCGCGTCCGGCCGGCCAGGCGCCGCGTCCGGGTGCTCCGCGCCAGGGCGGTCCCGGCCAGGGCCGCGGTGACCGTGGCGACCGTCCCGGCGCCCAGCGTCCGGGCGGCGGCGCTCCGCGTCCCGGTGCCCGTCCGGCGGGTCCCCGCCCGGGCAACAACCCGTTCACCTCTGGTGGCTCCACCGGCATGGCGCGCCCGCAGGCGCCCCGTCCGGGCGGTGCCCCGCGTCCGGGCGGCCCCGGTGCGCCCGGTGGCGCCCCGCGTCCGCAGGGCCAGGGCCAGGGCGGCCCCCGTCCGCAGGGTGCCGGCGGCGGTCCTCGTCCTCAGGCTCCGGGCGGCGCGCGTCCGACCCCGGGCGGCATGCCCCGTCCGCAGGGCGGCGGTCCGCGTCCCGGCGGCGGTCCCGGTGGCCCGCGTCCGAACCCCGGCATGATGCCGCAGCGTCCGGCTGCCGGTCCGCGTCCCGGCGGCGGTGGCCCCGGCGGCCGCGGTCCCGGTGGCGGCGGTGGTCGTCCCGGTGGCGGCGCCGGCCGTCCGGGTGGCGGCGGCTTCGCCGGCCGTCCCGGTGGCGGCGGTGGCGGTTTCGCCGGCCGTCCCGGTGGTCCCGGTGGCGGTGGCGGCGGTTTCGCCGGCCGTCCGGGTGGTCCCGGTGGCGGTGGCCGTCCCGGCTTCGGTGGCCGTCCCGGCGGTCCCGGTGGCCGTGGTGGCACGCAGGGTGCCTTCGGTCGTCCCGGTGGTCCCGCGCGTCGTGGCCGCAAGTCGAAGCGGCAGAGGCGCCAGGAGTACGAGGCCATGCAGGCCCCGTCGGTCGGCGGTGTGATGCTGCCTCGCGGCAACGGCGAGACCGTTCGCCTGTCGCGCGGTGCTTCCCTCACCGACTTCGCGGAGAAGATCAACGCCAACCCGGCGTCGCTCGTCGCGGTCATGATGAACCTCGGCGAGATGGTCACTGCCACGCAGTCCGTCTCCGACGAGACGCTGCAGCTCCTCGCCGACGAGATGAACTACACGGTTCAGATCGTCAGCCCCGAGGAGGAGGACCGCGAGCTCCTGGAGTCCTTCGACATCGAGTTCGGCGAGGACGAGGGCGACGAGGAGGACCTGATGGTCCGCCCGCCCGTCGTCACCGTCATGGGTCACGTCGACCACGGTAAGACCCGGCTCCTCGACGCCATCCGCAAGACGAACGTCATCGCGGGCGAGGCCGGCGGCATCACCCAGCACATCGGTGCCTACCAGGTCGCGACCGAGGTCAACGAAGAAGAGCGCAAGATCACCTTCATCGACACCCCGGGTCACGAGGCGTTCACCGCCATGCGTGCCCGTGGTGCCCGGTCGACGGACATCGCGATCCTGGTCGTCGCGGCCAACGACGGCGTCATGCCGCAGACGGTCGAGGCGCTCAACCACGCCAAGGCGGCCGAGGTCCCGATCGTCGTCGCGGTCAACAAGATCGACGTCGAGGGCGCCGACCCGACCAAGGTGCGCGGTCAGCTGACCGAGTACGGCCTGGTGGCCGAGGAGTACGGCGGCGACACCATGTTCGTCGACATCTCCGCCAAGCAGGGTCTGCACATCGACTCCCTGCTGGAGGCCGTGATCCTCACGGCCGACGCCTCGCTCGACCTGCGGGCCAACCCGAACCAGGACGCGCAGGGCATCTCGATCGAGTCCCGTCTCGACCGCGGCCGTGGTGCCGTGTCGACGGTCCTCGTCCAGCGCGGCACGCTGCGGGTCGGCGACACCATGGTGGTCGGCGACGCGTACGGCCGAGTCCGGGCGATGCACGACGACAACGGCAACAGCGTTGCCGAGGCCGGTCCCTCGACGCCGGTTCAGGTCCTGGGCCTGACCAACGTCCCGGGCGCGGGCGACAACTTCCTGGTGGTCGACGAGGACCGTACGGCCCGTCAGATCGCCGAGAAGCGCGCCGCCCGTGAGCGGAACGCCGCGTTCGCCAAGCGCACGCGCCGCGTGTCGCTGGAGGACCTGGACAAGGTGCTCAAGGCCGGCGAGGTCCAGCAGCTGAACCTGATCATCAAGGGTGACGCTTCCGGATCGGTCGAGGCGCTCGAGTCCTCGCTGCTCCAGCTGGACGTCGGCGAAGAGGTCGACATCCGCGTCCTGCACCGTGGTGTCGGTGCGGTCACGGAGTCCGACATCGACCTGGCCATGGGCTCCGACGCCATCGTCATCGGCTTCAACGTGCGCGCCGCCGGGCGTGCGCAGCAGATGGCCGAGCGCGAGGGTGTCGACGTCCGGTACTACTCGGTCATCTACCAGGCGATCGAGGAGATCGAGGCGGCCCTCAAGGGCATGCTCAAGCCGGAGTACGAGGAGGTCGAGCTCGGCACGGCGGAGATCCGCGAGGTCTTCAAGTCGTCCAAGCTGGGCAACATCGCGGGTGTTCTCATCCGCTCCGGCGAGGTCAAGCGCAACACCAAGGCGCGCCTCATCCGCGACGGCAAGGTGGTCGCGGAGAGCCTCAACATCGAGGGTCTGCGTCGCTTCAAGGACGACGTCACCGAGATTCGCGAAGGGTTCGAGGGCGGTATCAACCTCGGCAACTTCAACGACATCAAGGTCGACGACGTCATCGCGACGTACGAGATGCGCGAGAAGCCGCGCGTCTGA
- a CDS encoding DUF503 domain-containing protein, whose product MYVGTLSFDLLLGDVHSLKEKRSLVRPIVAELQRKYGVSAAETGHQDLHRRAEIGLAVVSGETGHLTDVLDRCERLVAGRPEVELLSVRRRLHSDED is encoded by the coding sequence ATGTATGTGGGGACTCTGTCCTTCGATCTGCTCCTCGGCGACGTCCACTCGCTCAAGGAGAAACGCTCTCTGGTCCGTCCGATCGTGGCCGAACTCCAGCGCAAGTACGGGGTGAGCGCGGCCGAGACGGGTCACCAGGACCTCCACCGCAGGGCCGAGATCGGGCTCGCGGTGGTCTCAGGGGAGACGGGACACCTGACCGACGTCCTGGACCGCTGTGAGCGGCTCGTCGCCGGGCGGCCCGAAGTCGAACTGCTCTCGGTTCGACGCAGGCTCCACAGCGACGAAGACTGA
- the rbfA gene encoding 30S ribosome-binding factor RbfA yields MADNARAKRLADLIREVVAQKLQRGIKDPRLGSHVTITDTRVTGDLREATVFYTVYGDDEERAAAAAGLESAKGILRSEVGRAAGVKFTPTLAFVMDALPDNARAIEDLLDKARMSDEKVREASAGAKYAGDADPYRKPDEDDETDTGAE; encoded by the coding sequence GTGGCCGACAACGCGCGTGCCAAGAGGCTGGCGGACCTCATCCGAGAGGTGGTGGCGCAGAAGCTGCAGCGCGGGATCAAGGACCCGCGGCTCGGCTCGCACGTCACCATCACGGACACCCGGGTCACGGGCGACCTCAGGGAGGCGACCGTCTTCTACACGGTGTACGGGGACGACGAGGAGCGCGCGGCGGCCGCCGCCGGCCTGGAGAGCGCCAAGGGCATCCTGCGCTCCGAGGTGGGCCGGGCCGCCGGGGTGAAGTTCACGCCGACCCTGGCCTTCGTCATGGACGCCCTCCCGGACAACGCCCGCGCCATCGAGGACCTCCTCGACAAGGCGCGCATGTCCGACGAGAAGGTGCGCGAGGCGTCCGCGGGCGCGAAGTACGCCGGCGACGCCGACCCGTACCGCAAGCCCGACGAGGACGACGAGACGGACACCGGCGCAGAATGA
- the truB gene encoding tRNA pseudouridine(55) synthase TruB encodes MTQKHTTPDGLVIVDKPSGFTSHDVVAKMRGIARTRRVGHAGTLDPMATGVLVLGVEKATKLLGHLALTEKEYLGTIRLGQNTLTDDAEGEITSSTDASEVTRDAIDAGIAALTGDIMQVPSKVSAIKINGVRSYKRAREGEEFEIPARPVTVASFGVYDVRDAVADDGTAVLDLVVSVVCSSGTYIRALARDLGAGLGVGGHLTALRRTRVGPYKLDAARTLDQLQQELTVMPIAEAATAAFPRWDVDTRRAKLLTNGVRLDMPETYAGSGPVAVFDPEGRFLALVEDHRGKAKSLAVFA; translated from the coding sequence ATGACCCAGAAGCACACCACGCCCGACGGCCTTGTCATCGTCGACAAGCCGTCGGGCTTCACTTCGCACGACGTCGTCGCCAAGATGCGCGGCATCGCCAGAACGCGACGCGTCGGGCACGCCGGCACCCTCGACCCGATGGCGACGGGCGTCCTCGTCCTCGGCGTCGAGAAGGCCACCAAGCTTCTCGGCCACCTCGCGCTGACCGAGAAGGAGTACCTGGGCACCATCCGGCTCGGGCAGAACACCCTCACGGACGACGCCGAGGGGGAGATCACCTCCTCCACGGACGCCTCCGAGGTCACCCGCGACGCCATCGACGCCGGCATCGCCGCCCTGACCGGCGACATCATGCAGGTGCCGTCCAAGGTCAGCGCCATCAAGATCAACGGCGTGCGGTCGTACAAGCGGGCCCGGGAGGGCGAGGAGTTCGAGATCCCGGCCCGGCCCGTGACGGTCGCCTCCTTCGGTGTGTACGACGTCCGGGACGCCGTCGCCGACGACGGCACTGCCGTCCTCGACCTGGTCGTCTCGGTCGTCTGCTCCTCCGGCACCTACATCCGCGCCCTCGCCCGTGACCTGGGCGCCGGCCTGGGCGTAGGCGGTCACCTCACCGCCCTGCGCCGCACCCGCGTCGGCCCCTACAAGCTGGACGCGGCCCGCACCCTCGACCAGCTCCAGCAGGAGCTGACGGTGATGCCGATCGCCGAGGCCGCCACGGCCGCGTTCCCCCGCTGGGACGTCGACACCCGCCGGGCCAAGCTGCTCACCAACGGAGTGCGGCTGGACATGCCCGAGACGTACGCGGGCTCCGGCCCCGTCGCCGTCTTCGACCCGGAGGGCCGCTTCCTCGCGCTCGTGGAGGACCACCGGGGCAAGGCCAAGAGCCTGGCCGTCTTCGCCTGA